The window TAACAAAAGCCTTTCCTTCCTCGCGAAGGGAAGGCTTTTTTGTTCAAGATTTCTGGTATGGAACTGCAAGTTATCAAAAAAAGGTAATATTTTGATGAACCTGACTGTAGTTGGGTTCGTTTTCCTTTTATGCTATTTACTTTTAATAAAACTGCACAACGAAATGTTCTAATTTACAAAAAACTAACCAAAACTGGCGAGGGAGGTGCTAGAATAATAACTGTGGGTGCTTAGGATACTATATGAGCACAACTTCTTATTGTGGAGGTGCAGGGATGTTTACCTTTAAAAGCAAAGCGATGAAGGTGCTTCTCGCGATGACGCTGGCGTTCCCGCTCCCGGCCGCTGCTACGCTGACCTATGGCAACGTGGCACAAGCTGAGGGCCCGACCGATCCGGCGCCGGTGATTCCGGCGAAAGTCGTCAACGAGAATGCAGGCAAAAAAGTCCTGTTTGACAACACACACGGCCAGACGGCAGGTGCTGCTGACTGGGTCATCGACGGCGGATTCTCCGACTTCGGGAACGCGCTGGCGGAAAATGGCTACTATGTGAAAGAACTGCGCAAGACCAGCCCTATTACCCTTTCTGATCTTCAAGACTACGACGTGTTTATCATCGGGGAAGCGAACAATCCCTACAAGAAGTCCGAGCAGGATGCCATGCTGCAATTTGTGCAAAACGGCGGCTCGATCTTCTTTATCGGCGACCACTATAACGCCGACCGCAACAAAAACCGCTGGGACGCGAACGAAGTGTTCAACGGTTACCGCCGCGGTGCGTGGGAAAACCCGGCAAAAGGCATGAGCGCGCAGGAAGCTGCGTCTGCGCAAATGCAAGGCGTGCAATCCTCCGACTGGCTCGGCCAGAACTTCGGCATCCGCTTCCGCTTCAACGCGCTGGCAGATATCACCGCAACGAACGTCGCTGCGCCGGCCGACACGTTTGGCATCACCCAAGGCGTGAAAACTGTCGCGATGCACGCAGGTGCAACGCTGGCAATTCTTGACCCGAACAAAGCAAAAGGTCTCGTCTACATGCCGAAGACCAACGAGCGCTGGGCAAACGCTGTAGACCAAGGCGTCTACAACGGCGGCGGCATCGAAGAAGGCCCGTACGCAGCGATCGCTAAGGTCGGCGGCGGCAAAGCTGCTTTCATCGGCGACTCCTCTCCGGTTGAAGACGCGACCCCGAAATATCTGCGTGAAGACACCGGCAAGAAAAAGACCACCTATGACGGCTTCAAAGAGCAGGACGACGCAACCCTGCTCGTCAACATGGTGAACTGGCTGGCGAAGAAAGAGAACTACACCTCTTTCGCAAACAAAGGCATCGCTCTCGACCCGGTCACTCCGCTGCTTGCGTTTGAAACGCCGCAGAACACGACCGAACCGCAGCCGGAACCGTGGGCTGCTCCGGACCCGGGCTACCTGTGGTACGATTCGTCCACCTTCAAGCCGGGCTCCTATGGCTCGGTCCAAGCGGCACCGGTCCCTCCGGTCTACTCCACCGTTCATCAGGCACAGCTGCCGGCGAACGAAGTGTTCCAGATCCGCATGGTGGGAGACAACTTCCTGCCGAACTCCACGGTGTCGGGCTTCAACCTCGGCATCTACCTGGCGGGCGGCACGCAAGTGGCTCAAGTCCAGAACCCGGATGGCACCTGGCCGACCAGCTATGGCTACTCGGCGCAGTTCTCCATGACGGCAGACGCATTCGGCCACGCGACGAAGACTGTGAATGTCCGTCTCAAGCCGGGCACGGCGCTGGGCGATGCGAGCCTGCGCATCCGTCAAGCATCGACGGCGCTGGCGACCAAGACGGTCACCATCGCGAACGTTCCGGCTGAACAATTGCCGGAAGACAAACCGCCGGTGCCGACGACGATCACGATCGGTGAAGCGCGTGACAAGGCTGTTGGCCAACTCGTCACCGTTCAAGGCGTGATCACTACCCAGCCGGGCGCTTTTGGCGGCCAAGGCTTCTACCTGCAAGACGAAACCGGCGGCGTGTACGTGTTCCAGTCTCAAGCCGGCTTTAACGTGGGCGACCGCGTCGAGATCACCGCAGCAACCGAAGTGTACAACACCGAGTTCGAACTGACCGAAGTGATGGCGATCAAAAAGATCGGCACTGCCGAACTGCCGGCTGCAAAAGTTGTAAACGCAGTCGATGCGACCAACCAAGGTCAGCGCGTCACCCTTGAAAACGTGAAGATCAGCAACCTGCACGGCGTAACGCCGGCTGGCTCGTTCGAATTTAACGCAACTAACGACAACGGCACGACCGTTATCCGCGTTGACGGCCGCACCGGTCTGACGCTCGACAAGTTCTCGTACAAAGACGGCCAAACCGTCACTGTATCTGGCGTTTCCTCCATCTTCAAAGGCACGTTCCAACTGAAGCCGACCGCGCTGAGCGACTTTGCGGCTGATACTCAAGCACCGGTGACCACCGCTGCTGTCAGCGGCCAGGCGAACGCTAACGGCTGGTACAACCAAGATGTGACGGTCACCTTGACCGCGACCGACGACAAGTCGGGCGTAGCTCGCATCGAATACCAGATCGGCAACGGCGACTGGAACGCATACACCGCACCGTTTGCGATCAACACCGACGGCGACCACAACGTGGCGTACCGCGCTGTTGACGTCAACGGCAACGTGGAAGCGGAGAAATCCCTTACCGTCAAGCTCGACAAAACCATGCCGACCGTCGATGTGATCCAATCGGGCGGCGACCTGCGCAACGTGAACTTCGATGAGACCGTTTCCTTCTCCG of the Tumebacillus sp. BK434 genome contains:
- a CDS encoding Ig-like domain-containing protein, which encodes MTLAFPLPAAATLTYGNVAQAEGPTDPAPVIPAKVVNENAGKKVLFDNTHGQTAGAADWVIDGGFSDFGNALAENGYYVKELRKTSPITLSDLQDYDVFIIGEANNPYKKSEQDAMLQFVQNGGSIFFIGDHYNADRNKNRWDANEVFNGYRRGAWENPAKGMSAQEAASAQMQGVQSSDWLGQNFGIRFRFNALADITATNVAAPADTFGITQGVKTVAMHAGATLAILDPNKAKGLVYMPKTNERWANAVDQGVYNGGGIEEGPYAAIAKVGGGKAAFIGDSSPVEDATPKYLREDTGKKKTTYDGFKEQDDATLLVNMVNWLAKKENYTSFANKGIALDPVTPLLAFETPQNTTEPQPEPWAAPDPGYLWYDSSTFKPGSYGSVQAAPVPPVYSTVHQAQLPANEVFQIRMVGDNFLPNSTVSGFNLGIYLAGGTQVAQVQNPDGTWPTSYGYSAQFSMTADAFGHATKTVNVRLKPGTALGDASLRIRQASTALATKTVTIANVPAEQLPEDKPPVPTTITIGEARDKAVGQLVTVQGVITTQPGAFGGQGFYLQDETGGVYVFQSQAGFNVGDRVEITAATEVYNTEFELTEVMAIKKIGTAELPAAKVVNAVDATNQGQRVTLENVKISNLHGVTPAGSFEFNATNDNGTTVIRVDGRTGLTLDKFSYKDGQTVTVSGVSSIFKGTFQLKPTALSDFAADTQAPVTTAAVSGQANANGWYNQDVTVTLTATDDKSGVARIEYQIGNGDWNAYTAPFAINTDGDHNVAYRAVDVNGNVEAEKSLTVKLDKTMPTVDVIQSGGDLRNVNFDETVSFSVQATDAASGVAAVELYLDDHLINQNAELSAKSLGLGAHTLRVRVRDNADNLYEGNFLFLVETNFASIDKLVNQLAENGEVKNSGIKQSLLAKLDTAERAAKAGNSDQAIKHLQQLQQTLNTYVKAGNISASGAETLNSNIEYLLSHDLK